In Hydractinia symbiolongicarpus strain clone_291-10 chromosome 4, HSymV2.1, whole genome shotgun sequence, the following proteins share a genomic window:
- the LOC130640684 gene encoding adipolin-like gives MRSHVISAVFVIFLSAVRCQKYLRLNATMQRAILQTGRNIFGVDGDGRLTQSSKGIRKPNSAKTLDMLQQIDGENYPHKGKKKRKGKHNNKKAWSLKNMGPIGPRGPPGPAGIEASVTRVISKLRRVLRTKTLQPQTRSGRFTSSLSNMMAVAIPDILAGFSATTESSTRLVPKSNTELKGYEVSKTGCFVRGSAIDLTTGRFTAPIRAMYSFHATIHLALPHDVKDWVRKDFLTVHICIDGKCSKNSGIKTTSGIGTNSRIFSVNVSGHCYLQAKQYASIYVRNNSPRHLLVALRGSYFTGMMVGT, from the exons ATGAGATCTCACGTGATTTCAGcagtttttgtcatttttctCTCTGCGGTGAGATGTCAGAAATATCTCCGACTAAATGCAACGATGCAAAGAGCTATTTTGCAGACCGGAAGAAATATTTTTGGTGTTGATGGCGATGGCCGTTTGACACAG TCTTCAAAAGGAATTCGAAAACCAAATTCAGCAAAGACATTGGATATGCTGCAACAAATAGATGGTGAAAACTATCCACATAAAGGGAAGAAAAAGAGGAAAGGAaagcacaacaacaaaaaagcatgGTCACTA AAAAACATGGGACCAATTGGCCCACGTGGTCCCCCTGGTCCCGCTGGAATAGAAGCATCTGTAACAAGAGTCATatcaaaattaagaagagtgctTCGAACCAAAACTT TGCAACCACAAACGCGAAGCGGAAGGTTTACATCATCTTTGTCAAACATGATGGCAGTGGCTATTCCTGATATATTAGCAGGCTTCTCTGCAACAACTGAATCAAGCACACGTCTAGTTCCTAAAAGTAATACAGAATTAAAAGGATACGAG GTGTCAAAAACTGGATGCTTTGTACGAGGCAGCGCAATAGATCTTACTACTGGTCGCTTCACTGCACCCATAAGAGCAATGTATAGCTTTCATGCAACTATCCACCTTGCTCTACCACATGACGTTAAAGATTGGGTTCGAAAAGATTTTTTGACAGTCCACATATGTATTGATGGAAAATGCAGCAAAAACTC AGGTATCAAGACAACGTCTGGGATTGGAACCAACAGCAGAATCTTTTCAGTGAATGTGAGTGGACACTGTTATCTCCAG GCAAAACAATATGCATCCATTTACGTTCGCAACAACTCGCCCCGGCACCTTTTAGTTGCACTCAGAGGTTCATATTTTACTGGCATGATGGTTGGAACATAG